The Candidatus Omnitrophota bacterium sequence CCAACAAAACCGATACGTCGGCGTCGGCGACGGGAGAGCCGTCATCCTTGTCGACCAGTTTTCCTTGAATCGAAAGCAGGCCTTTAAATTGAATGATTAAATGGCGTTTCGTTTCGCGGGGCTGGAGATAAAATGTTGGACTAAAAGCCAGCCCTAGTTCGGGATTATGAGCGGAAAGCGTGATAGGATCATCGGAATCGTATTCTCCCGCCAAATGAAAATCGCCGTCCGGCGATTGGAAATGAAACCATCCCTTCGTATAATCGTTCTCCGCTGCAATGCCACCGTTCGACCGACGAATGGCGAGATTTTCCGCGAAGGAAATGTCAAACTCATTGACCGGCGCGCCTTTTTCATCCACTACCTTGCCGAAGATTTCAAAAGAACGGTCTTCTTTCTCATCTACGACAATGGTTACGTCTTTTTGTCCCAATTCGATGTTATCGACCGTGCTTTGTGCGTAAGTTTTTTTAGGTTTCGCCGCAATTTGATAGACAGGATCGGTCAACGGCCTAAAAAGTCCGGAAGGATCGAAGGAGAAAGAACCATTGGCATCCGTTTTCGTTACAAGTTCTCCGATGAATGGAGAGCGATCTTCGCTGCGTTCTTTTTCAAGTGCATAAATGTCAACTTCCGAAATGGGCATTCCTTTTGTAGAAATTACGCTGCCTTCGATTTTACCGTCGAATTTACGTAATACGAAATCGACTTTCATTTGTCCCGTTTCGGGAAGGGAAACCTGACGAGATATCCGTTCGGGATCAAGGAATCCTTTAGCTTCCGCTTGCGCAATATACGTCCCCGGATCTGCGTATAAGAAGTATTCGCCGTTGGCATCTGTCTTGGCACGGCCGCTTACATGCGCCATATCCCCGCCCGTCGGCGGCAAAAAAACGCTAATAAAAGCGTTTTCGATCTTATGTCCCTCTTCATCGCGAACCTCGCCATATAGATTCCAAGCGTTTTGGTATTGGATATTCAAATTTTCGATGGTTTCTCCCGGATGGGGACGAACTTCTTTCGATCGTTTGCCGCCGTATTGCCGATGATTCGCGCGGGCGAGAACGGATGTTGTCGAATCGTCGAATTCGAATTGCCCTTCCAAGCGGAATGATCCATCGTTATTGGTTATCGTTTCGATGTCGGGTCCTGTATTGCGCGAGCCGCGAAATCCCACGGCTTCTTTCGGACTGAAGGAAATTAGGAGAGAGACGCTGGTCTCCGCCAATCCTTCGCCTTTTTCGTTCAGCACTCTGCCGGTTAGGAACCAGGAAGGTTTTAAATAAATCGTGATTCCTACCACATCCTGATCGAGCGAGTGGGAAACGCATAGAGGCGGCTGCGCGCCGAAGCGGAAGAATCCCCCAAAATCGCCGGAGATGAATCCTGCCATTTTTTCGACAAAAAGTTTGTAATTGCCCGGCGTCAAATCGTGAAAAGCGAAAGCGCCTTGTTCGCCGGTTATGCAATATTCCGGCGCGGGCGGAATGGAGAGAATGCTCTCGCGCTGGCATACGACGGTGGCGTTGGGAATCCCTTGCAGGCTTACGGCGTTCAAGACGCGGCCCGATAAGGAAAAGTGGGGAGTCGTAAGCAGTAAAACGATATCGACGGCGTCGGTATTCGAAACGTCCACATCCGTCGCGGCGCGGACGTTTTCGTTATAAGGCGAAACGGCCTCCAGAGAATAGATTCCCGGTTTCATGTCCTTGAAAACGATTTGGCCGTTCGTATCCGTATTGCCGGACGCCGCCGCGATCAGAGACGTAGCAGTGGAATGGATTTCAACCGGCGCGCCGCCGATGGGGTCTCGGCGTTCGTCCACTACCGTAACGGTTATCTGCGCGAGTTGGCTTAGGCGGATGACGATTTTATCCCCAGCCTGAGTCGTTTCTCGATGAGGCAGATAGTTCGGATGGGTTGCTAGGAGAATATATTCGCCGGAAACCAAGGGATAAAGCGCAAATTCTCCGCTCGCAGCAGAAGCAGCAGAAACCGCCTTATGCGCTAGAAGGTTGGAATCGATGGCGGCGCGGGGGGAAACGTTAAGAATAGTTATCGACGCTTCGGCGACAGGATGGTTATCCAGCGATTGAACGGTTCCCAATATGGACTTTTTTCGATAGAGAACGGCGTTAAGGTTGGCGGTGGAATCGTTTGATAAGGAGATTGTTTCGCTATAGCCGAAGAAATCAGGGCATGAAATCGAAATATTATATTGTGCGGCAGGCAAATCCTGGATTTCCGCCCATCCCAAAGCGTCCGTTTCCGCAGAGGCGGCGATTTGGTGGCTAGTGTCGAGAATATGGATGGCGGCTTTGGCGATGGCGGCGCCTTCTTCATCCTGCGCATGGAAGCGCAATCGATTTTGGAGCGGCGCAATATCGGGAACAGGCGTTGCCTGCGCAATGGCGGCGGGGGGCCTCACATGCGTGGTTGGCGCCGGTTTCGGATTGGATTGGATGACGATTATTACTAATACAACGATAATCGTCAGAAATAGAAGAGAAACGAGCGATTTAAATAGAGGTAATTGTCTCATGAGTGGCTCCA is a genomic window containing:
- a CDS encoding carboxypeptidase-like regulatory domain-containing protein; protein product: MRQLPLFKSLVSLLFLTIIVVLVIIVIQSNPKPAPTTHVRPPAAIAQATPVPDIAPLQNRLRFHAQDEEGAAIAKAAIHILDTSHQIAASAETDALGWAEIQDLPAAQYNISISCPDFFGYSETISLSNDSTANLNAVLYRKKSILGTVQSLDNHPVAEASITILNVSPRAAIDSNLLAHKAVSAASAASGEFALYPLVSGEYILLATHPNYLPHRETTQAGDKIVIRLSQLAQITVTVVDERRDPIGGAPVEIHSTATSLIAAASGNTDTNGQIVFKDMKPGIYSLEAVSPYNENVRAATDVDVSNTDAVDIVLLLTTPHFSLSGRVLNAVSLQGIPNATVVCQRESILSIPPAPEYCITGEQGAFAFHDLTPGNYKLFVEKMAGFISGDFGGFFRFGAQPPLCVSHSLDQDVVGITIYLKPSWFLTGRVLNEKGEGLAETSVSLLISFSPKEAVGFRGSRNTGPDIETITNNDGSFRLEGQFEFDDSTTSVLARANHRQYGGKRSKEVRPHPGETIENLNIQYQNAWNLYGEVRDEEGHKIENAFISVFLPPTGGDMAHVSGRAKTDANGEYFLYADPGTYIAQAEAKGFLDPERISRQVSLPETGQMKVDFVLRKFDGKIEGSVISTKGMPISEVDIYALEKERSEDRSPFIGELVTKTDANGSFSFDPSGLFRPLTDPVYQIAAKPKKTYAQSTVDNIELGQKDVTIVVDEKEDRSFEIFGKVVDEKGAPVNEFDISFAENLAIRRSNGGIAAENDYTKGWFHFQSPDGDFHLAGEYDSDDPITLSAHNPELGLAFSPTFYLQPRETKRHLIIQFKGLLSIQGKLVDKDDGSPVADADVSVLLETSTMEDLDMLKNPGFNVRMARGVQGWLQHYIPKTKSRKDGYFLLDRVPNETLFLTVMKDRYKNVFRRVIGSPSSNRIDLGVIRMPQYISLEDGASIILYQNE